The proteins below come from a single Chelmon rostratus isolate fCheRos1 chromosome 10, fCheRos1.pri, whole genome shotgun sequence genomic window:
- the slmapb gene encoding sarcolemma associated protein b isoform X1: MDEKELSDPLNNVSVIKDDLTRSNMGSSGDSEKIIQRLNDELREAQERVNTEKHKCMELQGILEEERKENKQQADKSAKQIKLLQGQLQQLQDEMGVLREQIDVSSSSRNELQSARDEAKALKRALEAAAAERDRDIAAIQTNLSVASKDLDKWRQTANKYEREIDDLQRDLQQQSKQWQKTAEIQASELQSMQVECNSLQKECSVLRSEKQDIVNNHQKERSSLQSECASLRAEKEELLKTHQKEKGNLQSECAALRSEKEAVLQKQKQLEKDLASSRAQNAELSNSLKALERSQQELEKRLSALQLQHQQDSTKLQTQLDEADSRSKTLQRECEEAKTELSDLKEKYEKTEQEKQSLTDELEECKANMRELQEKGTKTSLLLPVQAIVIGLILALLYWCFGALW, encoded by the exons ATGGATGAGAAAGAGCTGAGTGATCCCCTGAATAACGTATCCGTCATTAAAG ATGACTTGACAAGGTCAAACATGGGGTCCTCCGGTGACTCAGAAAAGATTATCCAGCGCTTGAATGATGAACTTCGAGAAGCCCAGGAGCGTGTTAATACTGAGAAGCACAAATGCATGGAGCTACAAG GTAtcctggaggaagagagaaaagaaaacaaacaacaagctGACAAATCTGCAAAACAGATAAAACTTCTTCAAG GccaactgcagcagctccaagaTGAAATGGGCGTCCTCAGAGAGCAGATAGATGTATCTTCCAGTTCCCGCAACGAGCTACAAAGTGCACGTGATGAGGCGAAGGCACTGAAACGTGCCCTGGAGGCAGCCGCTGCTGAGCGAGACCGCGACATCGCTGCTATCCAGACTAACCTGTCGGTGGCGTCGAAGGACCTGGACAAATGGCGTCAGACTGCTAACAAATACGAGCGTGAGATCGACGACCTACAGCGTGACCTTCAGCAACAGAGCAAGCAGTGGcagaaaactgcagaaataCAAG CCAGTGAGCTGCAGTCCATGCAGGTGGAGTGTAACAGCCTTCAAAAAGAGTGCTCTGTCCTGCGAtctgaaaaacaagacattgtCAATAATCACCAGAAGGAAAGGAGCAGCCTGCAAAGTGAGTGTGCTTCCCTCAGGGCTGAGAAGGAGGAACTCCTCAAGACTCACCAGAAAGAGAAGGGCAACCTGCAGAGTGAATGTGCAGCACTGCGCTCTGAGAAAGAGgcagtgctgcagaaacagaagcagttgGAGAAGGACCTTGCCAG TTCGCGTGCCCAGAATGCTGAGCTGAGCAATAGCCTCAAAGCCCTGGAGAGATCCCAGCAGGAGTTGGAGAAGAGACTCTCGgcactgcagcttcagcatcaGCAGGATAGCACCAAGCTGCAAACCCAGCTGGATGAAGCGGACAGCCGCAGTAagactctgcagagagag TGTGAGGAGGCTAAGACGGAGCTGTCAGACCTAAAGGAGAAATATGAGAAGACCGAGCAGGAAAAACAGTCGCTCACAGACGAACTTGAGGAGTGCAAAGCCAACATGAGGGAATTACAGGAGAAGGGAACAAAG ACATCCCTATTGCTGCCTGTTCAAGCCATAGTCATCGGCCTTATCCTGGCTTTGCTGTATTGGTGCTTCGGCGCATTGTGGTAG
- the slmapb gene encoding sarcolemma associated protein b isoform X2, whose protein sequence is MDEKELSDPLNNVSVIKDDLTRSNMGSSGDSEKIIQRLNDELREAQERVNTEKHKCMELQGILEEERKENKQQADKSAKQIKLLQGQLQQLQDEMGVLREQIDVSSSSRNELQSARDEAKALKRALEAAAAERDRDIAAIQTNLSVASKDLDKWRQTANKYEREIDDLQRDLQQQSKQWQKTAEIQASELQSMQVECNSLQKECSVLRSEKQDIVNNHQKERSSLQSECASLRAEKEELLKTHQKEKGNLQSECAALRSEKEAVLQKQKQLEKDLASSRAQNAELSNSLKALERSQQELEKRLSALQLQHQQDSTKLQTQLDEADSRSKTLQRECEEAKTELSDLKEKYEKTEQEKQSLTDELEECKANMRELQEKGTKKPWMIWGPVVAVALTAVTAAVLFRT, encoded by the exons ATGGATGAGAAAGAGCTGAGTGATCCCCTGAATAACGTATCCGTCATTAAAG ATGACTTGACAAGGTCAAACATGGGGTCCTCCGGTGACTCAGAAAAGATTATCCAGCGCTTGAATGATGAACTTCGAGAAGCCCAGGAGCGTGTTAATACTGAGAAGCACAAATGCATGGAGCTACAAG GTAtcctggaggaagagagaaaagaaaacaaacaacaagctGACAAATCTGCAAAACAGATAAAACTTCTTCAAG GccaactgcagcagctccaagaTGAAATGGGCGTCCTCAGAGAGCAGATAGATGTATCTTCCAGTTCCCGCAACGAGCTACAAAGTGCACGTGATGAGGCGAAGGCACTGAAACGTGCCCTGGAGGCAGCCGCTGCTGAGCGAGACCGCGACATCGCTGCTATCCAGACTAACCTGTCGGTGGCGTCGAAGGACCTGGACAAATGGCGTCAGACTGCTAACAAATACGAGCGTGAGATCGACGACCTACAGCGTGACCTTCAGCAACAGAGCAAGCAGTGGcagaaaactgcagaaataCAAG CCAGTGAGCTGCAGTCCATGCAGGTGGAGTGTAACAGCCTTCAAAAAGAGTGCTCTGTCCTGCGAtctgaaaaacaagacattgtCAATAATCACCAGAAGGAAAGGAGCAGCCTGCAAAGTGAGTGTGCTTCCCTCAGGGCTGAGAAGGAGGAACTCCTCAAGACTCACCAGAAAGAGAAGGGCAACCTGCAGAGTGAATGTGCAGCACTGCGCTCTGAGAAAGAGgcagtgctgcagaaacagaagcagttgGAGAAGGACCTTGCCAG TTCGCGTGCCCAGAATGCTGAGCTGAGCAATAGCCTCAAAGCCCTGGAGAGATCCCAGCAGGAGTTGGAGAAGAGACTCTCGgcactgcagcttcagcatcaGCAGGATAGCACCAAGCTGCAAACCCAGCTGGATGAAGCGGACAGCCGCAGTAagactctgcagagagag TGTGAGGAGGCTAAGACGGAGCTGTCAGACCTAAAGGAGAAATATGAGAAGACCGAGCAGGAAAAACAGTCGCTCACAGACGAACTTGAGGAGTGCAAAGCCAACATGAGGGAATTACAGGAGAAGGGAACAAAG aagcCTTGGATGATCTGGGGGCCGGTGGTTGCTGTGGCTCTAAcagctgtgactgctgctgtgctcttcAGGACCTGA